The Paraburkholderia caffeinilytica genome segment CGGCAATAACAGCTACGACAACGCGTATGGTGTGCCGACCGATCTGAACAACCTGTACAGCAAAGTGCGTCAGTTGTCGGTGTTCGCGAACGGCAAGCTGACCGACGGGTGGACCACGCACTTCATCGTTTCCGAAGGCGACGACCGCAGCGTGTCGAATGCCAACGGCCTCTACAACGGCCGCTTCGATACGGACAATCGGCAGTACACGTGGCAGAACGATTTCGCGCTCGCCGCGCAGCAGAAACTGCAGGTCGGCTATGAGCATCTGGATCAGAGTCTCGACTCGGATACGTTTGCCGCGCCCGACCGGCATGTGGACTCAGGCTTTGCCGGCTATACGGGGCGTTTTGGGCGCAATCAGATTCAGGCCAACGTGCGGCGCGATCAGTATTCCGATTTCGGCGGAGCGAACAGTTACTATCTCGGCTACGGCTTCGACATCACCGAACATTGGAAGGCGACTGCAAGCTATTCGGATTCGTTCCGCGCGCCGAGTTTCGACGATCTGTACTATCCGACCAGCGGCAATCCGTCGATCCAGCCGGAGCGCAGCCATTCGATCGAGGCCGCGTTGCAGTACGCATCGAATGTGCTGGGCGTGATGCGTCTTACCGCGTTCCAGACGCGTTATTCGAATCTGATCGACTACGAGCAGGTCACGCCCGGCATCTATCTGGCCGAGAACGTCGGCCGTGCGAAAGTGCAGGGACTCGAAGGATCGTGGAGCGGTCATGTGGGCAAGACGGATGTGCGCGCGTCAGTGACACTGCAAAATCCCGTCGACCTCGATCGCGATACCGATCTCGTGCGGCGTGCGCGGCACTTCGCGTCGCTGGCGGTGAACCGCGGCATTGCGGGGTGGCGTGTCGGCGGCGAGTGGATCGTCAGCGGCGCCCGTGAAGACAGCAGCGGCACGCTGGGCGGTTACGGTGTGGTGAATCTGTCGGCGCGCTACGACATCACGAAAGCGTGGTACGTCGCCGCGCAGATCCAGAACCTGTTGAACAAGGACTATGAAACGGCCTACTCGTATAACTCGCCGCGGCGCGGTGCATATGTCACGGTCGGTTGGCAGCAGCAGTGACGACCGTACCTGCATGAGAACGTGCCGATGAACCGCAGCTCGAGCCCGATG includes the following:
- a CDS encoding TonB-dependent receptor domain-containing protein; amino-acid sequence: MLSPIARTALLAFASLPLVAHAQAAASSSPSSSSSADGEADGSSPTVLSPVVVTAERGPQPLADAIPQTTLFDQQDIADTTATDLPGLLQLAPGAQISRTGGPGSTASLFLRGASSTQSLLLIDGVRVDSVSLGAPQLAQIPLDQIDHVEVVNGNVSALYGSGAIGGVVQVFTKDGGDHPPRFNFSVGYGSYHTQTQQAGVNGALDQDGNTTFSISLARSKDDGFSSLNPSQAPNANPNANGYLNESISASLRRKFGDKWDAGVTYFQSNGNNSYDNAYGVPTDLNNLYSKVRQLSVFANGKLTDGWTTHFIVSEGDDRSVSNANGLYNGRFDTDNRQYTWQNDFALAAQQKLQVGYEHLDQSLDSDTFAAPDRHVDSGFAGYTGRFGRNQIQANVRRDQYSDFGGANSYYLGYGFDITEHWKATASYSDSFRAPSFDDLYYPTSGNPSIQPERSHSIEAALQYASNVLGVMRLTAFQTRYSNLIDYEQVTPGIYLAENVGRAKVQGLEGSWSGHVGKTDVRASVTLQNPVDLDRDTDLVRRARHFASLAVNRGIAGWRVGGEWIVSGAREDSSGTLGGYGVVNLSARYDITKAWYVAAQIQNLLNKDYETAYSYNSPRRGAYVTVGWQQQ